In Flavivirga abyssicola, the following are encoded in one genomic region:
- a CDS encoding UDP-N-acetylmuramate--L-alanine ligase, whose translation MNVHFIAIGGAAMHNLALALHNKGYQVTGSDDTIFEPSKSRLHAKGLLPEIFGWYPEKITSDLDAIVLGMHAKADNPELLKAQDLGLKIYSYPEFLYEQSKHKTRVVIGGSHGKTTITSMILHVMHYHDRDVDYMVGAQLEGFDVMVKLTDENDFIVLEGDEYLSSPIDRRPKFHLYKPNIALLSGIAWDHINVFPSYDNYMEQFSIFVDSIVSGGSISYNEEDLEVKRVVEASTNTIRKLPYQTPEYTVENGETLLETPEGDLPIEVFGKHNLNNLAGAKWICQHMGIDEDDFYEAISTFKGASKRLEKIAESKTSVAYKDFAHSPSKVEATTNAVKEQYENRTLVACLELHTYSSLNAEFLKEYKGALDAADVAVVFYSPHAVEIKKLEEVTHEQIANAFQRDDLIIYTNPEDFKDFLFSQDFNNKALLLMSSGNYGGLDFDAIKNQF comes from the coding sequence ATGAACGTACATTTTATAGCTATAGGTGGTGCTGCTATGCACAATTTAGCCTTAGCATTGCATAATAAAGGCTATCAGGTAACAGGAAGTGACGATACTATTTTCGAGCCTTCAAAATCACGATTACATGCTAAAGGGTTATTACCCGAAATTTTTGGGTGGTATCCAGAAAAAATCACATCAGATTTAGATGCGATTGTTTTAGGGATGCATGCTAAAGCGGATAATCCAGAATTGTTAAAAGCTCAGGATCTGGGGTTGAAAATTTATAGTTACCCTGAGTTTTTGTACGAGCAATCTAAACATAAAACTCGTGTTGTTATTGGCGGAAGTCATGGGAAAACGACCATAACTTCTATGATTTTACATGTTATGCATTATCATGATAGAGATGTTGATTATATGGTTGGTGCACAGTTAGAAGGTTTTGATGTGATGGTGAAACTCACCGATGAAAATGACTTTATCGTATTAGAAGGTGATGAGTATTTAAGTTCTCCTATAGACAGGCGTCCTAAATTTCACTTATATAAACCTAATATTGCTTTATTAAGTGGTATTGCCTGGGATCATATCAACGTATTTCCTTCCTATGATAATTATATGGAACAGTTTAGTATTTTTGTAGATTCTATTGTTAGTGGGGGGAGTATTAGCTACAATGAGGAAGACCTTGAGGTAAAACGTGTTGTTGAAGCTTCAACAAATACTATTCGTAAATTACCATATCAAACACCGGAATATACTGTTGAAAATGGAGAAACCTTATTAGAAACTCCAGAAGGCGATTTGCCTATAGAAGTGTTTGGAAAACATAATTTAAATAACCTTGCAGGTGCGAAATGGATTTGTCAGCACATGGGTATTGACGAGGATGATTTTTACGAAGCTATTTCTACCTTTAAAGGTGCGAGCAAACGTTTAGAGAAAATAGCTGAAAGTAAAACCAGTGTAGCTTATAAAGATTTTGCACACTCACCAAGTAAGGTTGAAGCGACCACCAATGCGGTTAAAGAACAATACGAAAATAGAACTTTAGTGGCTTGTTTAGAATTGCATACGTATAGTAGTTTAAATGCTGAGTTTTTAAAAGAGTATAAGGGGGCATTAGATGCGGCAGATGTTGCTGTGGTATTTTATTCCCCGCATGCTGTGGAAATTAAAAAGTTAGAGGAAGTAACACATGAGCAAATTGCTAATGCTTTTCAGCGTGACGATTTAATTATTTATACCAATCCAGAGGATTTTAAAGACTTTTTATTCTCGCAGGACTTTAATAATAAAGCACTTTTATTAATGAGTTCAGGTAATTATGGGGGACTTGATTTTGATGCTATAAAAAATCAATTCTAG